One Pseudorasbora parva isolate DD20220531a chromosome 4, ASM2467924v1, whole genome shotgun sequence genomic region harbors:
- the hgsnat gene encoding heparan-alpha-glucosaminide N-acetyltransferase isoform X1, with translation MKKGEIFTSRKDRKEEAVRADVMASGKGYRWTVCAVIVLLIALCAAHLTDRPAFSHPHHKTSVLKMDEATLTVVNELENKLTLYVLSEHCYQCLPQSLGIVPARPVSGTPTTVGFVVSTQHALTLLLNSTSENLCNVHFHFGEQGNYSLWVKNLNEQSQVSCTMITDSEPINSYLPILFAFLAFAFLAVLSAIWNTVQRLDVVTNLLIRLGSTVETERLINSELGTPNRLVNASTESIIPATTGRRLRSLDTFRGLALVIMVFVNYGGGHYWFFRHESWNGLTVADLVFPWFVFIMGTSIGLSLSSSVRRGVKRTHLLWRIFWRSLQLFLIGVIIINPNYCLGPLSWDSLRIPGVLQRLGFTYLVVAVLDLAVAKDGLTNLSSETWYSVHDVCLYWPAWLCVIILETIWLCLTFLLPVPDCPTGYLGPGGIGDFGQYQNCTGGAAGYIDRWLLRDNHIYQTPSSRVVYQSMMPFDPEGVLGSINSILMAFLGLQAGKILLHYRDQHRQIITRFLIWGFILGIISAVLTKCSRNEGFIPVNKNLWSLSFVTTLSCFAFVVLGFFYYIVDLKKWWSGAPFFYPGMNSILVYVGHEVFGEYFPFRWKMANNQSHAEHLAQNLLATSIWVFIAYLLYRKKIFWKI, from the exons TTTCTCATCCTCATCACAAGACTTCTGTGCTGAAGATGGATGAGGCCACCCTTACGGTTGTCAATGAGCTTGAGAATAAGCTGACTTTATATGTGCTTTCTGAGCACTGTTATCAG TGTTTGCCCCAGTCGTTGGGAATAGTACCTGCGAGGCCAGTTTCTGGGACCCCCACTACTGTGGGGTTTGTCGTAAGCACACAGCACGCTTTGACACTGCTTCTCAACAGCACCTCTGAAAACCTGTGCAA TGTTCACTTCCACTTTGGGGAGCAGGGGAACTATTCTCTTTGGGTGAAGAACCTGAATGAGCAGTCACAGGTCAGCTGCACTATGATTACTGATTCAGAGCCCATCAACAGCTACCTGC CCATTTTGTTTGCTTTTCTGGCATTTGCTTTTCTGGCTGTATTATCTGCTATCTGGAACACAGTTCAAAG GCTGGATGTGGTGACAAATCTACTTATTCGCTTGGGGAGCACAGTGGAGACGGAGAGGCTGATAAACTCG GAGCTTGGCACTCCAAACAGATTGGTAAATGCCTCCACGGAATCTATAATTCCTGCCACTACAGGACGAAGGCTTCGTTCTTTGGATACTTTCCGTGG CCTTGCTCTGGTCATAATGGTGTTTGTCAACTATGGAGGTGGACATTACTGGTTCTTTAGGCATGAAAGTTGGAATG GGCTCACAGTGGCTGATCTCGTGTTTCCTTG GTTTGTTTTCATTATGGGTACTTCTATTGGTTTGTCCCTGAGCAGTTCAGTTCGCAGAGGTGTCAAACGCACTCATCTTCTGTGGAGGATTTTCTGGAGGAGCTTACAACTCTTTCTTATCGGAGTCATCATCATCAATCCTAACTACTGCCTAGGACCCT TATCTTGGGATTCTTTGCGTATTCCTGGTGTACTACAGCGTCTGGGCTTCACATATCTTGTTGTCGCTGTCTTGGATCTTGCGGTGGCCAAGGATGGACTAACCAATCTGTCAAGT GAAACATGGTACTCAGTGCATGATGTCTGCCTCTACTGGCCCGCATGGCTGTGTGTGATTATCTTAGAGACGATATGGTTATGTTTGACCTTCCTCCTCCCAGTACCAGACTGCCCAAC TGGTTATTTGGGTCCAGGGGGCATTGGTGACTTTGGCCAGTACCAAAACTGCACCGGTGGAGCTGCAGGTTACATTGACCGCTGGTTGCTCAGAGATAACCATATTTACCAGACACCTTCATCACGG GTTGTTTATCAGTCTATGATGCCGTTTGACCCTGAGGGTGTTTTAGGAAGCATCAACTCCATATTGATGGCTTTTTTGGGTCTTCAG GCAGGGAAAATTCTGCTGCATTACAGGGACCAACACAGGCAAATAATCACACGATTTCTCATTTGGGGATTCATACTG GGGATCATCTCCGCTGTATTGACCAAGTGCTCCAGAAATGAAGGCTTCATCCCTGTCAACAAAAACTTGTG GTCTTTGTCCTTTGTGACGACTCTCAGCTGTTTTGCTTTTGTGGTTCTGGGTTTTTTTTACTACATAGTGGATTTAAAGAAGTGGTGGTCTGGAGCTCCTTTCTTCTACCCTG GTATGAATTCCATCTTGGTGTATGTGGGTCATGAAGTGTTTGGGGAATACTTCCCTTTTCGTTGGAAGATGGCCAATAACCAATCACACGCAGAACACCTGGCACAGAACCTCCTTGCCACCTCTATATGGGTGTTCATAGCCTACCTGCTCTATAGGAAGAAGATATTTTGGAAGATTTAA
- the hgsnat gene encoding heparan-alpha-glucosaminide N-acetyltransferase isoform X2, whose protein sequence is MDEATLTVVNELENKLTLYVLSEHCYQCLPQSLGIVPARPVSGTPTTVGFVVSTQHALTLLLNSTSENLCNVHFHFGEQGNYSLWVKNLNEQSQVSCTMITDSEPINSYLPILFAFLAFAFLAVLSAIWNTVQRLDVVTNLLIRLGSTVETERLINSELGTPNRLVNASTESIIPATTGRRLRSLDTFRGLALVIMVFVNYGGGHYWFFRHESWNGLTVADLVFPWFVFIMGTSIGLSLSSSVRRGVKRTHLLWRIFWRSLQLFLIGVIIINPNYCLGPLSWDSLRIPGVLQRLGFTYLVVAVLDLAVAKDGLTNLSSETWYSVHDVCLYWPAWLCVIILETIWLCLTFLLPVPDCPTGYLGPGGIGDFGQYQNCTGGAAGYIDRWLLRDNHIYQTPSSRVVYQSMMPFDPEGVLGSINSILMAFLGLQAGKILLHYRDQHRQIITRFLIWGFILGIISAVLTKCSRNEGFIPVNKNLWSLSFVTTLSCFAFVVLGFFYYIVDLKKWWSGAPFFYPGMNSILVYVGHEVFGEYFPFRWKMANNQSHAEHLAQNLLATSIWVFIAYLLYRKKIFWKI, encoded by the exons ATGGATGAGGCCACCCTTACGGTTGTCAATGAGCTTGAGAATAAGCTGACTTTATATGTGCTTTCTGAGCACTGTTATCAG TGTTTGCCCCAGTCGTTGGGAATAGTACCTGCGAGGCCAGTTTCTGGGACCCCCACTACTGTGGGGTTTGTCGTAAGCACACAGCACGCTTTGACACTGCTTCTCAACAGCACCTCTGAAAACCTGTGCAA TGTTCACTTCCACTTTGGGGAGCAGGGGAACTATTCTCTTTGGGTGAAGAACCTGAATGAGCAGTCACAGGTCAGCTGCACTATGATTACTGATTCAGAGCCCATCAACAGCTACCTGC CCATTTTGTTTGCTTTTCTGGCATTTGCTTTTCTGGCTGTATTATCTGCTATCTGGAACACAGTTCAAAG GCTGGATGTGGTGACAAATCTACTTATTCGCTTGGGGAGCACAGTGGAGACGGAGAGGCTGATAAACTCG GAGCTTGGCACTCCAAACAGATTGGTAAATGCCTCCACGGAATCTATAATTCCTGCCACTACAGGACGAAGGCTTCGTTCTTTGGATACTTTCCGTGG CCTTGCTCTGGTCATAATGGTGTTTGTCAACTATGGAGGTGGACATTACTGGTTCTTTAGGCATGAAAGTTGGAATG GGCTCACAGTGGCTGATCTCGTGTTTCCTTG GTTTGTTTTCATTATGGGTACTTCTATTGGTTTGTCCCTGAGCAGTTCAGTTCGCAGAGGTGTCAAACGCACTCATCTTCTGTGGAGGATTTTCTGGAGGAGCTTACAACTCTTTCTTATCGGAGTCATCATCATCAATCCTAACTACTGCCTAGGACCCT TATCTTGGGATTCTTTGCGTATTCCTGGTGTACTACAGCGTCTGGGCTTCACATATCTTGTTGTCGCTGTCTTGGATCTTGCGGTGGCCAAGGATGGACTAACCAATCTGTCAAGT GAAACATGGTACTCAGTGCATGATGTCTGCCTCTACTGGCCCGCATGGCTGTGTGTGATTATCTTAGAGACGATATGGTTATGTTTGACCTTCCTCCTCCCAGTACCAGACTGCCCAAC TGGTTATTTGGGTCCAGGGGGCATTGGTGACTTTGGCCAGTACCAAAACTGCACCGGTGGAGCTGCAGGTTACATTGACCGCTGGTTGCTCAGAGATAACCATATTTACCAGACACCTTCATCACGG GTTGTTTATCAGTCTATGATGCCGTTTGACCCTGAGGGTGTTTTAGGAAGCATCAACTCCATATTGATGGCTTTTTTGGGTCTTCAG GCAGGGAAAATTCTGCTGCATTACAGGGACCAACACAGGCAAATAATCACACGATTTCTCATTTGGGGATTCATACTG GGGATCATCTCCGCTGTATTGACCAAGTGCTCCAGAAATGAAGGCTTCATCCCTGTCAACAAAAACTTGTG GTCTTTGTCCTTTGTGACGACTCTCAGCTGTTTTGCTTTTGTGGTTCTGGGTTTTTTTTACTACATAGTGGATTTAAAGAAGTGGTGGTCTGGAGCTCCTTTCTTCTACCCTG GTATGAATTCCATCTTGGTGTATGTGGGTCATGAAGTGTTTGGGGAATACTTCCCTTTTCGTTGGAAGATGGCCAATAACCAATCACACGCAGAACACCTGGCACAGAACCTCCTTGCCACCTCTATATGGGTGTTCATAGCCTACCTGCTCTATAGGAAGAAGATATTTTGGAAGATTTAA